In one Ignavibacteriota bacterium genomic region, the following are encoded:
- a CDS encoding glycosyltransferase: protein MELSIIIPAYDEARKIAADVDAAGIFLADNNIAGEIIVVDDGSTDGTGDAAPAGMLQFRIPLTVITLQHHAGKGAAVRRDHEVRGDVRDVRGRWTDGAVRRCAPGTRAHKERTV, encoded by the coding sequence AGCTATCGATCATCATACCGGCCTACGACGAAGCACGCAAGATCGCTGCCGATGTAGACGCGGCCGGCATATTCCTCGCCGACAACAACATCGCCGGCGAGATCATCGTGGTGGACGACGGCAGCACGGACGGCACGGGCGATGCCGCCCCTGCGGGGATGCTGCAGTTCCGCATACCCCTCACGGTGATCACGCTCCAGCACCACGCCGGCAAGGGCGCCGCGGTGCGCAGGGATCATGAAGTCCGAGGGGATGTTCGTGATGTTCGCGGACGCTGGACTGACGGTGCCGTACGCCGATGCGCTCCGGGGACTCGCGCTCATAAGGAGCGGACAGTGTGA